In the Chloroflexota bacterium genome, AGGTGGCGAAGGTGGCGGGAGGTGGGGGAGGGGGGAGGGCTGAGTTAGGGCAGGGCAGTGGCAAAGATGCCAGCAAGCTGGATGAGGCGCTTAGGACCGTCCCAAAGATCATTGCTGTTCATTATGATAAAGACTCGGGGAAGTGGAAGAGAAGTGGATAATAACATGGGAGTGGGCCGTGTTCTGGGGCTGGATATCGGGGAGCGATGGATTGGGGTGGCTCTCAGCGACCCTAGCGGAATCCTGGCCAGCCCTTTGACGCGGGTCGTTGTGACCAGTACAGAAGCTGCGGCGGAGGCTATCTGCCAGTTGGTCCGTCAGCATGAGGTAGGCCGCATTGTGGCCGGGCTCCCATATTCTATGGACGGCAGTTTGGGACGGCAAGCACAGCGGGTTCAAGGTTTCTTGCAGACGCTTTCCTTATATCTTGAGATTCCTATAGAAACCTGGGATGAGCGCTTATCCACGGTGGGCGCAGAGCGGCGCATGAGAGAGGCTGGCGTTGGCAAGGGGGAGAGAAAGGGGAAGATAGACGCAGCGGCGGCAACGCTCATCCTGCAAGGGTATTTGGACAGGGCACGCTCCGGGTGCGAATAGTCCCGTATCCAGTTTTTGGAGGCTATCCCAGAGACTGTGCCCCTCGTGAGAGGTGGTGGTTCCTGTCATGACCAAGCTTGTAGCCCTCATTGGGTATCCATTACAACATTCTATTTCGCCGGCCTTCCAGCAAGCGGCCTTCGATTTCTATGGGCTAGACATCCGCTACGAAAAATGGGAAGTAGAGGCATCTCATCTGGAAGCAACGGTAAACCGTCTTCGTCAGCCTTCAGTCCTGGGGGCGAATGTAACC is a window encoding:
- the ruvX gene encoding Holliday junction resolvase RuvX yields the protein MGVGRVLGLDIGERWIGVALSDPSGILASPLTRVVVTSTEAAAEAICQLVRQHEVGRIVAGLPYSMDGSLGRQAQRVQGFLQTLSLYLEIPIETWDERLSTVGAERRMREAGVGKGERKGKIDAAAATLILQGYLDRARSGCE